The sequence tgatgatgatgatgatattgcaTCTGTTAGCATGCTTTGCTTTACTAAGGTAAATATATTTTATCAGGAGCGCCATAACATAACAGAGGAATAACAGAGTTAGTGTTTATGTCTGTTATattttactgttaaaaaaatgtttaactacatataaaacatatcttactaactctctctctgtctctctctctgtctctctctctgtctctctctctctctctctctctctctctgtctctctctcgttgtctctctctctctctctctctctctgtatctctctctctctgtctctctctctggctctctctctctgtctctctctctctctctctttgtctctctctctctctctctctctgtctctctctctttgtctctctctctgtatctctctctctctgtctctctctctttgtctctctctctgtatctctctctctggctctctctctctctctctctctggctctctctctctgagtgcatgctgggagtgggcGGAGTGCGTTGAGTGTGAGCGTGGTTGACACGTTTCTCATTGCTTAACGTTTAATAACTTCttgatttatctatatatatatatatatatatatatatatacttttttttttgaacaatttccttttttttcataccatctaaactctctgtttaatcagagcagTTTTCTGGCCGTCAGCACCAGCTTTCCCGCTGGAGAGCATGGCGGCCCAGGGTAGAGACCCCCTCGATAACCTGACGCGCAGCCACGGCGTTAGAGTGGTtaccggggcgggggtggaggagtggtgaccggggtgggggtggaggagtgctgcCTGGCCGCAGGGGAGGTGGTCGGGCATCGGAACGTTCTGGCGGCGTCCAGGATGAACAGCGCGGTGGTGATGTTTGTCAACACAGTGGAGAACGCAGTGCTGTTGGCCCAGAAGGGCATTATACTCAGGGGTTCACTCACTGATGTGTTCTCCCTCGCAACACCTGCAAAAAAAGTCACGCTGTCCAACGTGCCCccgtttatttctaatgaaacacTGGAAAGACAGCTTTCCATTTTCGGCAAGCTCGTCTCTCCGATAAGGAAAATGAACATAGGTAGCAAGTCAGACCTGGTGAAACACGTGCGCTCATTCAGGAGGTTCACCTACATGATCCTCAATGATAACAGCACTGAACTCGAGCGCACGCTAACATTCAGGATCGACGGGTTTGATTATGTTATCTATGTGTCCACCGTGTCCATGAGGTGTTTCGGCTGCGGAAAAACTGGGCATCTAGTGCGTGATTGTCCCCAGGGCGCAGACAGtggtacagtcccctctgatgtGAGCGAGGTGTCGGTTCGGGGCAGTGACGGGTTGGATCGAGCTGATCAGAATGACGGAGTAGTCGAGGCGGACTCTCCGGTCACGGACGGAGCGGGCGTCACTCATGCGGGTTCTGTTAGCGCTACGGCGGGAGAACCAGAGACCTCAGAGCATAACGTGAGTGACAACACCAAGACCGACCCAGTAcccagtgatggggtgagtaacactgataccactgttcccactgctcaggctgagcaggcctcacctgagccgcatatagaaatagaaactgaaactgatgttggaatgatgattagtcaggacagtgttactgagAATAATGTTGTTGTCTTACCGGAAAATGCAGACGAAGCGATGATGGAAACTGAGCTGACCGTTCTCAAAACACccgtaaaaagaaagacaagagacaatgacaaaactgtgaaagccgcgaaaaaagcagaaaagaagcaagcagaaagtattagtgagctggacagtgaagggccctctcctgacctcactgtctgtgtcaccactgagggtcactgggtcagtaaaaagtacaacgcgagtgaaattaaacactttcttaagatcacaaagaacatgaaaatggtacagatcaacaaatactttccagacctgaacaaactgcacattGCCATAAAGCATCTTATGGGTGAAGGGTGTTTCGAGGACAAAGAGTTATACAGGTTAAAGAAGATTGTCACTAAAATCAACAACCTgttaagtaatgatgatgatgacacgtcATAGTTCTCTCGGTCCTCACAGACCGCAGACGCCCTTTCCTGGGcttattcttttctgtgtgctcatgcaGGACATTCACATCGCATCCCTGAATGTTAACGGTGCTAGAGACTGCAGGAAGAGAGCAGAATTGTATGAACTAGTGACACAAAAGAGAATAGACGTATTACTTGCACAGGAAACCCATAGTGACGCTAAAAACGTAGTAGATTGGACACAGGAGTGGGCTGGCCCCTTGTTTTTAAGCCACAATACCTCTGCTAGTGGAGGAGTagctattttgttttcaaagacTTTTAAACCTATCTTTTACAGCGTGGAAGAGGTAGTAGCTGGCAGACTGTTAAAAGTCAGAGCTCTTTTAGAGAACCATGTtatggtttttatctgtgtgtatgccccggcttccccagtggaaagaatagcttttttagataaattatgCAACGTTTTAGAAACTTGTGATGcagaggagtttttatttgttggtggtgattttaactgtactttagaaaacagtgaccgcaaccatatagagccacacatgccttcaagaagaagactcctacacactgttGAAAAACACGAGTTAAGTGACGTTTGGAGAAATATgcataaaactcaaaaacagtacacctgggctcatgctgctgatggaaaggTATCATTAGCAAGGTTAGACAGGTTTTATGTTCCCAAGCATCACTTGAACACCATAAAAAGCTGTGTTATTAGTCCAGTTGGTTTTTCAGACCACAgcttggttttatgtgtttcagttttaaattgtattaaaccgaagagttcttactggcattttaacagttttactgaatgaccagcattttatagagatttttacttttttctggagaaattttaggaaagaaaaaagtgcttttatttctctgcaacattggtgggattttgggaaagctcaaataaaacagttgtgtcaacagtacacttataatgtcacaagggatttggctcggtctatgaaacaactagaagatgagataacagaacttcagttgttagcacagtccacagagaaccagaaccatattcagaccctcacagtcaaaaagaaaaagttatcgGACCTCCTTGAGTTTTAAAGCACAAGGTGCATTAATAAGGTCACGATTCCAGAACGCATAAACCAGATGGACGCCCcctcaaagttgttttttagCCTTGAAAAAAAAGAACGGACAAAAAGCGTGTTATTCACAGCCTGCGCTCTGAGTCTGGACACCTTTTATCTGATACAGCTGACATTAGGAAAAGGGCGGttagtttttatgaaaaactctatcaatgtgagtacagagaacacaccacagaacagagcTTTTTAGAAGACCTGCCCCGAGTGTCACATGACTCCAATACAGAGCTGAGTGCAGATATAACACCAGCAGAGCTGCACAAGGCATTAATGAGTATGGAGTGTGGCAGAGCGCCTGGCATAGACGGGCTTCCGTCAGAGTTTTATAAAtctttctggcatgttttaagggatgacttacttgaggttttgaacgacagcttgacaagaggactgctaccattaagttgtaggagagcagtcctcactcttttacccaaaaaaggggacctgacagacataaagaactggagacctgtttcattgctttgtagtgattacaagatgctgtctaaagttttagctacaagactgggaagtgttctgaaagaggttttaaacgcagatcagacctactgcatacccgggaggtccatatttgacaacatctcattagttcgagacattttcagtgtctccaaACTTTTTGGGCTGAATATGGGTTTCATTTCCATAGACCAAGAGAAAGCCTTCGATCGAGTTGAACACAACTTCCTTTGGAAAACCCTTAACGCTTTTGGTTTtagctcagattttatttccaaagtacaaattctatactgtgatatagaaagtgtactgaaactcaatggtggcttatgtgctccgtttaaggtgtgtaggggggtaaggcagggctgctctctctcagggaTGCTTTACACTCTGGCCATTGAACCCTTTCTGAATACGCTAAGAGCTAAGCTGAAAGGTGTCTTAATCCCTGACTGCCCGAACGCCATCCGCCTGTCGGCCCCCTACGCAGATGACGTTGTAATAATGGTCGACAGTCAGAGTGATATAGACATGTTACACAGGGTGTCCAAGGACTTTGGAGCGGTCTCCTCTGCAAAGGTAAAGCTGGTCTAAGAGCGAGGCTGTTTTAGTCGGCCAGTGGGTAGGCGAGGTACCTAAACTCCCCGGAGGCCCTAAGTTGGAAAAGCGAAGGCTTTAAGTATCTAGGGCGTGTACCTGGGTAATGACTCgttcacacagagagaaactggAAGGGGTCATTGAAAAAGTAACTGGTCGCCTAGAAAAGTGGAAGTGGCTGGTGCCTAAACTGTCTTACAGGGGGCGACACgctaattattaacaatctggtagcatcgtctctgtggcataaaatagcctgtatagaccctcctacagaccttttaatgaaaatccagtcgattttgttagactttttttgggataagttgcactgggtgccacgcagcattttatacttacctaaagaggaaggtgggcaaggtcttatacatttacagagcagaactgcgACCTTTcgtttacagtttttacagaagTTTTTATGCGGCTCAAAGTTTTTTAGCTGGAAACAAGTGTCCAGTGCCATTTTAAGATCTTTTGGGCAGATGAGAATGGACAAGGCactctttttaatgaatccagagagactgaacactgcaagactGCCTGCTTTTTATCACAACTTGTTCAGAATCTGGAGACTTTTTAGGGTGCAAAGAACCACAGCCACAGACTCTCTTCACTGGCTACTTCAAGAGCCTCTGGTATACGGGGCACGCCTGGACGTCGGGGACTCTTCACTGTCGCAGTCTCTCCTCGCGTCTGGTGTCACCACCCTCAAACACCTGGTGGACGTCGCTGGGCCTCACCTACAGAACGTTGATGGAGTAGCTGCTCGGCTAGGCGTGAGGTCAAAGAGGGCGGTGAGCCAGCTGCTGCGAAAGTGGACTCTGGTCATCTCGCGTGAGGAGAGGGAAATGCTCATGGACTACTCTAGTGGAACTGAAAGCCCCGACTCAGAGGACCCGTTTCCTGAACTTGCACTGTCTGTGGACTGTGGACAGGAAGGCACTGGTCACTTTTTGgactgtaaaaatatcacaaacatgaacttttttaatgtgactgggaaaacgttttataaagcatgtgtcaaaGCTTTTAATATGCGGTTGCTCAGGGGGAGAGTGGACACACCCTGGCGCACTGTCCTCGGTTTGAGTGAGGAAGAGCGTCCAGAGTGGGGGTCACTCTATAAGCCACCATTGCCGAAAAGAACTGGGGATTTACaatggagaattttacatggtattGTTGCGGTCAATGCTTTTATCTCTGTCCCCAGGCCAGCCACTCGTGTCCCTTCTGTAATCAAAGAGAGACTATCTTTCAtgcttttacagaatgttccagactacagtctctctttaccgttttacagaatatttttagtgtttttaacgaaaagttttcactaaaagtatttattcttggttttaggTACACACGCAAAAGACGAGCTCGAtgccagcttttaaactttgttctggggcaagcgaaaatgggcatttacatcagtcgaaagcaccaggttgaacaaaatggctgtcgcaatgttgtaatggtcactacagcactcataaagtccaggattctgattgactttgtgttctataaaaaaacaaagaacctgtctgtgtttgaggaaacctggtgttgtagaggagccctgtgttgtgttgtcgatgaaaaactgcaatttgcacatacactgtcttaattatttatttatttacttatttatttaccttttaaccccatcctttaaatgacatttttctctattttttggttttcactgagaagatgtaaataaaagttttttcaaattcaattctctctctctctctttgtctctctctctctctctctctctctctctctctctctctctctctctctgtctgtctctctctctctcagtctctctctctgtctctctctgtctctctctctgtctctctctgtctctctctctgcctctctctctgtctctctctctctgtctctctgtctctctctctctctgtctctctctctctctgtctctctctctctgtctctctctctctgtctctctgtctctctctctgtctctctctgcctctctctgcctctctctctgtctctctctctctctctctctctctctctctctctctctgtctctctctctctctctctctctctgtctctctctacctctccctccctctctctctctctctctctctctctctctctgtctctctctctgtctctctctctctctctgtatctctctctgtgtctctctctctctctctctctgtctctctctctctctctctctctctctctctctctcatgtcctCAGTGTTGAACAGAAATCTGTGTGAATGACTCAGCATGGTGTTTTGCTGTAGTGTTCTGTGTAATTCTGTACAGCTGTAAGTACAAACAGGGAATAAAGAGGAACATGAGGACTGTTGGGTTCTGCTGATGCCTGATCGATCTGGACCTGCTCCTTTATATCATTACTGACCGCCCTGATTTTACAACACAACCCCCATCTGTCTCTGGACATATTACACCATCCTAATCAACTTAAGACTCTCCAGACGCTCGTCCTGCCTCACTGGCCAGAGGAAGTCATTTAGAGGGGAAGCCTGAGAAAATCTGTTTTTCTTATTAAACTGacttttcattctctctctctctctctctctctctctctctctctctctctctccacgtttctctctcactcttactcaccccccctccctttctgtctctctctccctttctctctcactcttactcacccccccactcactctcttactctctctctctctctctctctctctctctctttctctctctctctttctctctctccctctgtctctctctctctctctagtgttTTTATCAAGGTTCAGGATTCTGCGGGAGGAGGAGCAGAAGGAGGCGTGTTCTCTGTCAGAGGCGGAGTCTCACTCTGGTCTGGACAAAGATGGAGACCTGGACGTAGCCAGGAAGCCAGCGGAGACGGTGCAGGACCGCCAAACCGCTCACCCCGTCATCCTGAGCCAGTCTGGAGGAGCGATTAgtgacgaggaggaggaggaggaagacgatGTCGTGGATGTCATAAAGATTGGTAgttgaaaagatttttttatttaggaaCTGAAAGAATCCGCTGTGGAGGTGAAAAAAATTCCAGCAGAGTGTCCACTAATAGAAgtgtgacactgacactgatgaCTCCTTCCGTACGTGTTCAATAAAggtgctgttactatggaaacgataatcTGTTAACGAATGAATCAGCACCTTCCTCACAGATCAGAAACAAATGGAGTAATAagaattttaacatttaattagGTCTAAAGATGGTGTCCAGATGTTTCGTTAGTCAGCGTGTCATCGTTGTGTTTTGTCTCTCAGAGCACACGATGGCCACGCCCCTGGAGGATGTCGGAAAGCAGGTGCGCGCAACCTTAGCCTATATCACGGCTTTAACTCTACTTAACACGGGTTTAACTCTGTCGTGATCTCGCTGGTGTCTCTGCAGATCTGGCGAGGAGCTTTACTGCTCTCGGACTTCATCCTGTCCAGTCCGGCTGTGTTCAGAGGAGCCACCGTGCTCGAGCTGGGAGCAGGAACCGGATTGGCCAGCATCGTCGCGGCCAGTGTGGCGAAAACGGTCTACTGCACAGGTATGGGTTTGTGCTATCGCcgttgaattctggattctgattggacagaaggtGATTAAATTCTGACAGCATAGTGGACGCTCCAGATAATCGTGTGAAAACAGGAACACGCTAAAACTCACAGTAATCATTATAACGCTTCATCACGCTACTTgaatcattgattatttttgtaaaacagCTTGACGcgtaatgttttattccttacttaagtAAGTTTCTGAAACCAGTTTATTCAATTTCAGTAACAAACCACTTCAGAGTCAGGATTTTACTTCAGTAATAAAACTCTTCTCCTTGTTAATGCCAACTTTTCGAGACTGTTATTTACACAGTCTGAGACTTTTGAGTGAAACTGCACAAGCTGCGCTCTAGTGCAAAGTGTTTTGGATGTCCTTCCAGCTGTGGTTGATGGAGTCATTACAAAATAAAGTGGCACCTGTTGGAGTTATTTTATTCTGCGACTGAATTTGATTTGTTATCGTCTCCTTCCTTGGCGCTGTTGTCACTTCCTGTGctttattttcaattcaattccattctattttatttgtatagcacttttaacaatggacattgtctcaaagcagctttacagaacataagaaacctctacagtcctagatgttagacaaaatcatccctagtgagcaagcctgaggccaTTGTGGCACGGAAAAACTcgcttagatggtatgaggtggtaagaaacctttagaggaaccagactctaaaggaaacccatcctcatttgggtgacaccggagagtgtgattataaatcattataaacacagaagagtgtgattatgaataatgtcctttctacagtcatctccagtcagttgtgtgatgcagatacatcATTATGTagaatgtcagtgtgtgtattaattaagagGTTGTCGTCGTCCTTAAAGTCCACATTGGGTTGGCGTCGTTGCAGGTTTAAATCGTGCCCCGGTTCCTCTGGAGGTtctgacatttctgtttttgtttcaaaATACATGGCATATAGTGTAAAGACGTAGATGTCCATCCGAGAGCGTCTGAAGCTCGGCTTTGAGATCTTTCAGTGTTTGCTGAGTATAAATTAGGTTCCGGGTGCTGGCTTGATTGCATGTTAGAGTGTTTTGTAGCACCTCGCTTCTTATTACAGGTTGAAAATAGAGTTTCACACAAAGGACAAGACATGTCCCTGAATCACACTGTGCttgcatttcctttttttagaccttttatcATTGAAAGTGTTGGCTTTGTCCTCCATAATGTTCCTCTGCTCTGAAACAATACTGACTTCATctggaagctttttttttccctcagcatGTTAAGGTCATCAGACTCAAATTGGAAGGCTGAGATtgtatattagtataataataataataataataataataataataataataagctctTGAGAGTGAAATCCAAAGAATCTCCATTGCCTTTCTGCCTGAAGTAAacgggaagtgtgtgtgtgtctgtgtgtgtgtgttttcttgtctGCATAATAATTGTGAAATTATCTTCAGTGTTGTGTAAGCCGTCTCGCTCGGTGAGAAAGGTAATATCTGCCTCTCAGAGAGAAAACTGCAGGCTGTTTGATAAACGGCTTCATAATCATCAATGTTTGAATGGAATAGTGATAATGCTCCCCTCTttacaagctgtgtgtgtgtgtgtgttgcagatgtTGGTGAAGATCTCCTCAGCATGTGTCAGAGAAATGTGCGCTTGAATCAGCGTTATACTGCAGCATCAGGTAAAGCGCATGAGAACTTAAAAGATGGGTAGGTGAGGGGGTAGATGGGTAAGTGGGTGTATGAGTAGAGGGATACGTGGGTGGGCAGGTGAAGGGGTAGATGGGTAAGTGGGTGTATGAGTAGAGGGATACGTGGGTGGGCAGGTGAAGGGGTAAGTGGGTGTATGGGTAGCAGGATGTACAGGAGGGAAGGTGTGTGGGTAGATAGGCAGGGGTAGGTAGCTACCTAGATTCTTGCGTTATTCCACACCTACTTTTAAAAGCCACTGAAACATCTCCACCTCCAGGTTCTTCCTCGTCAGATCAGCGTGGTCACTCACACCGTGAGCAGTGTAAAGTCcaccttctcttttttttatatcagtatTGGATTTAGGTACCTAGGTGGGTAATTAGGAGGTAGGGTGGAcaggtgggtgggtgagtgagttggTTTACCCAAAACCCCATTTAGAGAGTAATACAATATTGAGCTTAAACGAAACAAAATAGAACGATAATCCGGTCATTTATAAATCCGATCTGACTTTCATCAAAGCTTCAGTGCAGCTGAGGTTTAAATGATCAGTATTCCTGAGAGCGCCATCCGTCTCCATGACTACCAGCGTCCAATCAGAGCACGGCTCAGGGCTCAGAAACCCGGCCGCGATTGGGTAATTGAATTCGAGCTGGATTTCCTGATAACAGATTTAACGTGAAGTCCTCCGCTGGACAAACGCCTCTCCTGTAATGAGATTAATCACTGTTTTTCTTAAATGTCAACATTAATAACACTAAATAATGTCAGGAAgcacctttgtgtgtgtgtgtgtgtgtgtgttttctcagacGAGCGTGGAGTGAAAGTGCGGCTGCTGGACTGGTCGGCAGACGATTTCCTCACAGGTCACAGATTTCCTCGGACTCTGACTCTATAGAGGAAAAGTTCATTActgtttatttgtaaatgtaaagagaTGAGGGTTTATCACCTCGTGTCACTCTCAGATGCAGATTCAGAATTCGGCTGGAGCGAGGACGAGATCTCGGACCTCCACGATAACACCACGGTCATCATCGCAGCGGACGGTGAGCCGTCACCATCACTTTCCTGTACCTCAGGGCTTTATTTGCTGAAGTCTGAACTCAAACTTATTTCCAGATTTATTTCCATGATTCATA comes from Hemibagrus wyckioides isolate EC202008001 linkage group LG02, SWU_Hwy_1.0, whole genome shotgun sequence and encodes:
- the mettl22 gene encoding methyltransferase-like protein 22 isoform X2 — protein: MDQVTFRSDTVLSDVHLLIPNTRHLMTRLNSAGQPVFLSRFRILREEEQKEACSLSEAESHSGLDKDGDLDVARKPAETVQDRQTAHPVILSQSGGAISDEEEEEEDDVVDVIKIEHTMATPLEDVGKQIWRGALLLSDFILSSPAVFRGATVLELGAGTGLASIVAASVAKTVYCTDVGEDLLSMCQRNVRLNQRYTAASDERGVKVRLLDWSADDFLTDADSEFGWSEDEISDLHDNTTVIIAADVCYDDELTDALFRTLYRISSNLRHSSTAFISIEKRLNFTLRHMDVSCQAYDRFCRCLEQMMQLREKDTRFMVSPVSCSFPQFFQYERVGQLELWKVSASPFQTISSSTSPQHPAENHAALKTDPGSRAES
- the mettl22 gene encoding methyltransferase-like protein 22 isoform X1; this translates as MDKTLQHPEGHEAWAMDQVTFRSDTVLSDVHLLIPNTRHLMTRLNSAGQPVFLSRFRILREEEQKEACSLSEAESHSGLDKDGDLDVARKPAETVQDRQTAHPVILSQSGGAISDEEEEEEDDVVDVIKIEHTMATPLEDVGKQIWRGALLLSDFILSSPAVFRGATVLELGAGTGLASIVAASVAKTVYCTDVGEDLLSMCQRNVRLNQRYTAASDERGVKVRLLDWSADDFLTDADSEFGWSEDEISDLHDNTTVIIAADVCYDDELTDALFRTLYRISSNLRHSSTAFISIEKRLNFTLRHMDVSCQAYDRFCRCLEQMMQLREKDTRFMVSPVSCSFPQFFQYERVGQLELWKVSASPFQTISSSTSPQHPAENHAALKTDPGSRAES